In the Rhizobium sp. SSA_523 genome, AGGCCGTTGGCGAACTGCAGGGCCAGGGCGTCAACAAGATCATTGCGCTGACCCATGTCGGCTACAACAAGGACAAGGAAATCGCCGCGGCGGTCGACGGCATCGACGTGGTGGTCGGCGGTCACAGCCACACCTATCTGTCCTCGACCGATCCGAAATCCTCCGGCCCCTATCCGACCATGGTGAAGAACCCGTCGGGCGCGGAGATTCCGGTCGTCACCGCCTATGCCTATTCCAAATATCTGGGCGAGCTGACCGTGACCTTCGACGATAGCGGCGTGGTGAAATCGGCCGAAGGCGCGCCGAAGCTGCTCGATGCCTCCGTCACGCCGGACGAGGCCTATGTGGCGAAGGTCAAGGAGCTTGGCGCGCCGCTGGAAGAGCTGAAGAAGAAGGTCGTCGGCACTTCGGAAGGCGACATCAATGGTGACCGCAAGGCCTGCCGCGCCGTCGAGTGCTCCATGGGCAATCTCGTGGCGGATGCCTCGCTTGCCCGCGTCAAGGACCAGGGCATCACCATTGCGATCGTCAATGGCGGCGGCTTGCGCGCCTCCATCGATCAGGGTGACGTCACCATGGGCGAAGTCCTGACGGTCCTGCCCTTCCAGAACACCATTGCCACGTTCCAGATCAAGGGGGCCGACCTGAAGGCCGCGCTCGAAAACGGCGTGAGCCAGATGGAAGATGGTGCCGGCCGCTTTGCCCAGGTCGGCGGCATGAGCTACTCCTTCGACCGCTCCAAGCCCGTCGGGTCGCGCGTCAGCAATGTCATGGTCAAGGAAGGCGACGGCTTCGTGCCGCTCGATTTGGAAAAGACCTATGGCGTGGTAACCAATAACTACGTGCGCGGCGGCGGCGACGGTTTCAAGATGTTCGCGACCAATGCCGTAAACGCCTATGATTTCGGACCGAACCTGGAGCAGGCGGTAGCCGATTACATCAGCGCCAACTCGCCTTACAAGCCCTATACCGACGGCCGCATCAAGGATATCACGCCTGCGGATTACGTCGCACCGGCCAAGACGGCCGCAGCACCTGCTGCTCCGGCATCTCCCGCTCCCGCGAACCCTGCCCCGGCCACCACGGCCCAGGCGCCCGCAACGCCTGCCCCGGCAACGCCTGCCCCGGCAGCACCTGCCCCCGCAGCGCCTGCCGCCACGGCCCAGGCGCCAGCAGCAGCCCCTGCTCCGGCAGCGCCTGCTCCCGCAGCTCCGGCAACCACAGCCCAGACTCCAGCGGCTCCGGCAACCGCTCCGGCAGCCGCCCCGGCAGCAGCAGGTCCGAAGACCTACACGGTCGTGAAGGGCGATTCGCTCTGGAAGATCGCCGAGGCCACTTATGGCGATGGCGAGGCATGGAAGAAGATTGCCGAGGCCAACCGCCTGCGTCGTCCCAACCTCATCGCGGTCGGCACGCAACTGGAACTGCCGGCCAACTGACGCGGGCCAGCCACGGGCCTGCGGGCTGACCACAGGTCCGCGGACTATATGTCACGACGGCATGCCGGCCCGGGGGCTTTCCCGGGCCGTTTTTTGTTTCTACATAGAACCAGCCGCGCCGGCCGACGTAATAAGAGCCGGCCCAGTCTTCTTGTCTCAGGAAACCGCAATGATGAACGCATCCGTCACGCCCCTCCCTGCCGATCACCCAGAGGTCCGCTTCGGCAAGGTCGGCGTTCTGCTCGTCAATCTCGGCACGCCGGACGGCACGGATTACAAATCCATGCGCCGCTATCTCGAGGAGTTTCTGACCGACCGCCGCGTGATCGAATGGCCGCGGGCGCTGTGGTATCCGATCCTCTACGGCATTGTCCTGAACAAGCGGCCGCAAAAGGTCGGCAAGGCCTATGAATCGATCTGGAACAAGGATCTCGACGAAAGCTACCTGCGCACCTATACCCGCAACCAGGCGGAGATATTGGCCGAGCGGTTCAAGGACATGCCGCATGTCCATGTCGACTGGGCCATGCGCTACGGCCAGCCGGCAATCCAGGCCAAGATGAACGAGATGCAGAAGGCCGGCTGCGAGAAAATCCTGCTCTTCCCGCTCTATCCGCAATATGCGGCCGCCACCACCGCCACCGTCAATGACGAGGCTTTCAAGGCGCTTCTGAAGATGCGCTGGCAGCCGGCGCTGCGCACCGTGCCGCGATATCATGACGATCCGGTCTATATCGATGCTCTCGCATGTTCCATCGAACAGCATCTGGCGAGCCTCGACTGGGAGCCGGAAATCGTGCTGACTTCCTATCACGGCATTCCGCAATCCTATTTCAGGAAGGGCGATCCCTATCACTGCCAGTGTTACAAGACGACGCGCCTGCTGCGCGACCGGCTGGGCTGGCCCAAGGAGAGGCTGATGGTCACCTTCCAGTCGCGCTTCGGGCCGGAGGAATGGCTGCAGCCCTATACGGACAAGACCGTGGAAAAGCTGGCCAAGGAGGGGACCAGGCGCATCGCCGTCCTCAATCCCGGCTTCGTCTCCGACTGCCTGGAAACGCTGGAGGAGATTGCCGAGGAAGCGGGCGAGGATTTCCTCCACAATGGCGGCGAGAAGTTCACCCATATTCCCTGTCTGAACGACAGTGCCGACGGCATGCGGGTGCTCGAGCACATCACGCGCCGCGAACTCATGGGCTGGATCTAGAGCGGGTCCAGCAAAGGTGCGTCAGCGGTTTTGGCCGGCCAATGCAGGTCTGCTTAGACCCGACGATTCGAAGAGGACTCGTCTCGTCGGGCTGTTCGTTAGTGTCGACCCGACGCTTTCCACGGGTTTTTGCGAAGGCCGGGTCGCTCCGTCAGGATGCCCCCTTCGCCGGACGTGTTGCAGGAAATCTGATCACAGCGCCGGCCGGAAGCCATCGCCGCCCCAGGCATGGCGTCTGCGCGGCTGCGGCGGCGGCGGCGCATAGTGGCGGGCAAGGGCCAGAAGCGCGGTGCGCAGCATGAGCTTTGCCGAGCGGACCGGCCAGCCGCGTTCCCGCTCCACCAGCTCCAGCCCCTTGCCGAAGCAGCAGACATCAAGCGCCACGCCGGAAAGCTCCGGTCCCATGGCCTCGATCGCCTGGCCGACGCGTCGCCTGGCGGCCGCCGCACTCTCCGTCAGATCCGCCATGCCGCCTCTCTCGCCTTTCTGGCGCGCGTTGAGGCGCGGCTCCCAGCAGGCCGTGACCCGCGGCTGCAGCGCGGCCCGCTGAAAATCCGCTGCCAGGCGTTCGGCCGCCTCCACCGCCGCCTGCGGCAGGAAGGCGTCGCCGGAGCGGTCCTTCAGCTTCAGCAGCGGGCCGAGCGGCGATTCGTTCAGGTTGCGGCTGACCATTTGCCGGTCGCCTTCGACCTCGCATTGCTCTTGCACCAGAATGCGGTGCTGATCGCCAAAGTCCGTCTCCTTTGCCACCTGCAGGGCGCGGCGCAAATGGCTGGCCGTTTCCGCCGTGGCCCAGAGCGTCTCCTCCCGGCGCAGGATGAGCCCGGAGGAGAGCGCGGCATTCAGCAGCCTGTCGGGCACGATGCGCGGCGGGCCGGGCTGGACGAGCCGCCAGCTGCCCTCCTCTGCCGGTTCGATGGCGCAGGGCGCTTTCACGACGGCCCGCAGCAGGGCAAGCAGGGCGGCGGAGCCGGGCCCCCTGGTTGACGATTGACCATGCTTCGCCGTGCCCCCGTTCGCCGCCGGGCCTGCTCTGTCTTTTTTCGCCGCATCGGGACGGCGCGTACCGGAGCTTCGTCCTTTCGTCATGACCGATCTCCCGCAGCCTTCGCCTCCGCCGGGACAAAGACAGTGCTGACGATCTTTTCGATGCAGCAGACAAAGGCATCGAAGGGCTCGCTGTCGCGGCGGTCCTCGATCCTGCGGCAGGAATGGCTGACGGTGGTGCGGTCGCGCCCGAAGGCCCGGCCGATCTCGGTCATGGGGATGCTGAGGGCGACATGGCAGACATACATGGAGACCTGCTGGACATGGCAGAGCATGCGCCGCCGGTCACGCCGCTGAAGCTCGCGCTCTCCCAACAGCTCCATCACTTGCTGGACGACATCGCGCACCATGCGGCATACCTGGATAAGCGGAAGGCCTGCCGGCGCGATATAGGGTGTGGCAGACGGCACCCCGTCATGAAGATGACCGGCCAGTGTCGCGTCTTGGTTCGATTTCAGATCAAAGGACATGAACAACCCCTGCGTTATAGGAATTATTTCATACACCTTAAATCAAGAGCGGGGATAAGGAAAGCCGGAGCTGGCTGTGGGACAGTTGAAAAACGCCAAGGAAATCAAGGGAGCGGTCGACGCAACTAGGATTATTTTCATTATTTCTGTGCACGCCCCGCAGAAACGAGATCGCCGGAGGGGATGCTTGTGATCCCTTTCCGGCGATGTCATGCAGCGTGATGCGGTCCTGTTTCCAAGCAGACTTGCTTTGGCCTGCCAACGCTTCGTCCGCTCGGTCTATCGTTTTGGCGCAGGTTCCGATCGGAAAACCGTGAGACACGTTTCCGGAACCTGCTCAGGTCGTCGGGGCCAGTGAAAACCCGTTCGCCGATCCCGCTCTTCCTATCTGTGACGCCTGACTTCGGCGCCTTACTGTGACGCCTTACTTGGCGCCGCGCTTGCGGCGCTGGCCGAGGCCCATCTCCTTGGCCAGGCGAGAACGGGCCTGGGCATAGGCAGGAGCGACCATTGGATAGTCAGCCGGCAGACCCCATTTCTCGCGGTATTCTTCCGGAGTCATGTTGTAATGGGTCATCAGGTGGCGCTTGAGCGACTTGAACTTCATGCCGTCTTCAAGGCAGATCAGGTAATCGTCTTCAATGGACTTGCGGATCGGAACAGGCGGCTTCGGCTTTTCGACCGCGGTCGGTGCAGGCGCGGGCGAGGTCGTGTTGCTGAGTGCGTTGTGGACATCGGCGATGAGACTCGACAGATCGCCAACGGGAACAACATGGTTGCTGACATAGGCTGCGACGATGTCGGCGGTCAATTCCACCAACAGATCGGGCGCCATGCCGGCGACGGGTTCAGTCATCTGGTATCTCCTGTTGCGTTCAAAGACAGGCCCAGAAGGACCCGCCCGGCGTAGAGCAGGACCTTTTTTCACCCACCTCGTCCCGTTTTCGCGCAGGAAAGCTGGATCCACCCCTAGATCCAGCCGGAACGCAAGGCCGACAGAAAAAGGAGATACAGGTTTTAGGACTGATATCTTACCAATTCTTACCGCTCTTCTAACAGGTTAGAAAGGCGCACTTGGAAGGGAATCATGGCCGCGACCAGTATCAAAGCTCTACTATAATGCGATTAACATTCCTCTTCAGAAAGTCAAAATATAATTTGTATGGATTTAACCGTTCATTCGCGGAAGCGGGCTGCTGCTAGTCGTGCCTAGACTGCAGTGATAAAGGCAGGACCAATAATTTGTCCGCAAAACGGCATTAATCAAGGGGTCTGTCGCGGCGCAATTCGTCAATCACCGTCGTTTCATGCAGACGGTAGCCGACCTGATGGGCCGCCTTGGCCAGAAGATGTGCCGAAATGGGTGCCGTCAGGATGAAGAAGAGGAAGCCCGCCAGCGCCCGAGACAGGATGGAGAGGTCACTGGCATGCAGGCCGGCCGCCAGGAGCAGCAGGCCCGAGCCCACCGTTCCGGCCTTCGATGCGGCATGCATGCGGGTAAAGACATCGGGCAGCCGCAGGAGGCCGATCGAGGCAATCAGCGCGAAGGAGGATCCTGCGACCAGGATTATGGCGGTAACAATGGCGATCACGCTGGTCATCCTTTCACATCCTTCGCACCCGCTTTGACCGGCGTCGCGCCCCCGGAGAGCGCCTTGCCGGGATGCGGCCTATCCTCCATGGCACCCTCCTCGTCGGCCGTTCTGCGCGACAGGATGAAGCGCGCGAAGGCAACGGTTGCCAGGAAGCCGACGAGGCCGAGCGCAATCGCCACATCGATATACAGGGTGAAGCCGGTCTTTACCGCAATCACGGCGATGAAGCCGATGGCAATGCCCACCAGCATGTCCAGCGCCACCACCCGGTCGGCCAGTGTCGGCCCGGCAATCACCCGGCAGGCGGTTGCCAGGAACGACAGAAGCAGCAGGACGAGCGCCAGCCAGATGGCGCCTTGCAGAATGGTCTCGGCAGTCATCAGCGGAAAGCCTCCATGATCTTGCGTTCGAAGCCTTCGGCAATATCGCGCCGCGTACCCTCGACATCGGAGCAATCAATGGCGTGAACATAAAGAAACCGCCGGTCTTCCGACACATCCACCGACAGCGTTCCAGGCGTCAGCGTGATGAGATTGGCCAGCAAGGTGATCTCGAAATCGCGGTCCACCGTCAGCGGAAAGGCGAAGATGCCGGGCTTGATGGCCAGCCTCGGCCGCGTCACCAGCACCGCCACCTTCCAGGCCGACAAAGCAAGCTCCTTGAAGAACAGGATGGTGAGCGAGGCGATGCGGCCAATGCGGCCGAGATAGCTGACGCCGTGCGCCTGTTCGCGGATGAGCCCGATGGCGAGCGCGGCGACGAGAAAGCCGAAGAGGAAGTTGAGGAAGGTCGCGCTGCCGCTGACGGCAACCCACACGACCGCGAAGAGCACGTTCATGGTGAATGCGGTCATGGCGCAGGTCCTTGCGGAAAGACGGACTGGATATAGGCCGCGGGATTGACCAGGCCTTCGGCAGCGCTTTGCGACAGGCTGAGCGGCAGCTCCGGAAACAGGCCGAACACGGTGATGATGGCGATCAGGGCAAAGAGCGGCCAGGTCTCGGCGGGCGTGCTGCGCAGGGCAGCGGCCGGTGCCGCGGCGGCGTCCCCGCCAAGCTGTGACCGGACCTGCGCCCGCGCCTCTGGCTGTGCCACCGCCTCTGGCTGTGTCATCGCCGCTGGCTGTGTCATCGCCCCTGGCTGTGTCATCGCCCCTGGCTGTGCCAGTGGCAGGGCCTGCGCCGGACGCCAATAGGCAAACAGGAAGACCCGGGCGAGCGCGATGGTCGTCAGGAAGCCGGAGAGCAGGATGGCGGCCGCCAGCCACCAGGCGCCGATATCGAGCGAGGCCTTGACCAGCATGATCTTCGGCCACAGCCCAGAAAAGGGTGGCAGGCCGGAGACAGCCAGGAAAAGCGCCAGCGAGGCGAAGGCAAAGCCGGGCGCCAGCCGGTAGATCCCGCCGCCCTTGGTCAGGCTGACACTGCCGGAAATGGCGGCGGCGCGACCAAAGACGAGATAGAGCGCCGTCATCGCCAGAATGGAATGGAGCGCGTAGAGCAGAGCGCCGGTCAGGCCCGCCACCGTTCCGACGGCGATGCCGGCCAGCATGTTGCCGATGCCGACGATCACCGCATAGCCGGCCACACGGCGGATATCGTCCTGCGCCAGCATGCCAAGCGCCGCGATGATGAGAGTCAGCGCCGCCAGCACGCCGATCAGCAGGCTCAATTCCTCGCGCTGCAGCGGAAACAGCATCACCATGACCCGCATCAGGGCATAGATGCCGACCTTGGTCAGCAGCCCGCCGAACAGGGCGGAGACCGTGATCCGCGGCGTGTGATAGGAGGCCGGCAGCCAGAAATTGACCGGAAAGGATGCAGCCTTCATCGCAAAGGCCAGCACGAACAGCGCCGAAAGCGTCATCAGCGGCGCGCCTTCGATCTCGCGGGCCCGCAGCGCGATATCCGCCATGTTGAGCGTGCCGAACACGCCGTAGAGATAGCCGACGGCGATCAGGAACAGGGTGGTGCCGATGAGGTTCAGGATCGCATATTTCAGCGCGCCGTCGATCTGCTCCCGCTCCGAGCCCAGCACCAGCAGGCCGAAGGAGGAAATCAGCAGCACTTCGAACCAGACATAGAGGTTGAAGATATCGCCGGTCAGGAAGGCGCCCGAGACACCGGCCATCAGCAGCATCAGGAACGGAAAGAAGCCGTAGCGCCGGCCGCTGGCATTGATGTCCTTCAAGGCGCCTATGCCGGCGGCAAGCGCCACCAGCCCGGCCGCAAAGCACATCAGCGCGCCGAACAGGTCGACGGTGAAGGCAATGCCGAAAGGTGGCAGCCAGCGCCCCATGGTCATCGTCACCGGCCCGCCGGCAACGACCTTCACGAGCAGGGCGAAATCGACGAGCAGGAGGAGCACGAGCGCGGGGATCGCGATCCAGCCATGCAGGTGGATGCGATGGCGCACGGTCATCAGGACCGCACCGGCGCAGATCATCAGCGCCGGCGGCAGGATGACGAGCCAGTCGCCGAGGGTGGACGGCGCCATGACGAAGGCGGCGGAGAGATCAACAGGGATCGAGGACGGTGCGGCCATGATGTCTCGTCTTCTCAGTAGCCGCCGGGCGGCAAGGGATCATTCTTCGGCTCCGCCAGACGCATTTCGTCGGTATCGTCGGTGCCCAGTTCCTGGAAGGCGCGATAGGTGAGCACCAGAAGGAAGGCGAAGAATGAAAAGGAAATCACGATGGCGGTCAGGATCAGCGCCTGCGGCAGCGGATTGGCGGCGCCCGAAGGCAGCGTCGTCATGCTGGCGCCGATGATCGGCGGCACTTCCCGCGTCAGCCGGCCGGCGGTGAAGATCAGCAGATTGACGGCATTGCCGAGGATGACGATGCCGAGCAGCATACGCACCGTATGGCGGGACAGGATCAGATAGACGGCGGCAGCGAAGAAGGCGCCGACCAGAAGGGCGAGGATCGTTTCCATCAGTCGTCATCCCTTTCTTCCAGCGCCAGCGCAATCGAGGTGATGGAGCCGACGACGACGAGATAGACGCCGACATCGAAGGACATCACCGTCGCCAGCGGCACTTCCACCCCGAAGACGGCAGGGTAGATCCAGAGGCCGGTCATGAAGGGCACGCCGAACAGGACCGAGATCATGCCGGACAGCGCCGCAAGCAGAAGGCCGGCGCCGGCAATCGACATGGGATGGAAGACGATCGCCCGCCGCACCGCCGCCACGCCATAGGCAATGCCGTAGATGGCGAAGGCCGAGGCGGCGATCAGCCCGCCGATGAAGCCGCCGCCGGGTTCATTATGCCCGCGCAGCAGCACGAAAATCGAGAAGATGATCATCAGCGCCGTGAGGAAGGGCGCTACCGTGCGAAAGATCAGCGTGTTCATGGCCGGCTCCCTCCATTGCCGTCGGGATTGTTGTCGGCCGGCTTCAGCGGCCCGCCCGCCCTGACGCGGATGAGCGCCAGGATGGCAAGGCCGGTGATCATCACGACCGCGATCTCGCCCAGCGTATCCGTGCCGCGGAAGTCGACGATGATGACATTCACCACATTGGCGCCATGGGCGATGATCTTGGAATGCGCGTTGAAGAATTCGGTCAGGGCATTGTTGAACGCGCCCTCGGTCGATTTCATCAGAAGCAGGGCAAAGCCGATACCGCAGGCAATGGCGATGCTGGCATCGAGCAGTCGCTGACCCATGGGGCGGTGGTCGGAGGGCGCAAGCCGCAGGCGCGTCATGACCAGCGCCAGGATGACCACCGACAGTGTCTCGACCATGAACTGGGTGAAGGAAAGATCCGGCGCGCCGAACAGAAGGAAAAGCACGGCGACAGCAAAGCCCTGGATCCCCAGCGCGGCGATCGCCGTCAGCCGGTTCTTGGCGGTCAGCACGGCGAAAATGCCGAGGAGGCCGAGAGCGACGAAAGCCCATTCATGGATCAAGACATCCTTGGGAAAGGTCGGCCAGGCGGGCAGTTCACCATAGACGACGGGCGGCACCAGCAGCGTCAGCGCAATGAAGATGAAGGTCGCCGTCACATAGATTTCCATGCGGCCCGGCTGCGTCAGGCGGGTCACCGCGACGGCCAGGCGCACGAGGCCGCGGATCAGTGCATCGAAGGCCTTGTCCGGGCCAGGGCCGATCGAATCCAGGACATGCGTCATCGCCGCCCTTACCCGTGCGATCTGCAGGTAGACGAGAATGCCGAAAGCCACGGTGACGACCGACAGAAGAAGCGGCATGCCGAGATGCGGCAGGGTCGAGATCGTGACCTCGCTTGGCACGCCCTTGACCGCGCTCGTCATCGGCGACGAGATGAACCTGTGGGCAAGGCCGGAGAAGAGGCCGCCGAAGAGGCCGAGCACGGCCAGCACGCAGGGGCCGAGCGTGAGCAGGATCGGCCCTTCATGGGCATGTTTCGGCGTCTCGACCGGCTTTCCGAGAAAGGGCTTCAGCGCCACGGCAAAGGCGGCGGCAAACATCAGGCCATTGCCGATGATGGCCACCAGCGTGAAGAGGATGGAGCGCAGATTGCCGCCGGCCAAAGCGTAATAGATCTCCTCCTTGGCGAGAAAGCCGAAGAAGAGCGGCAATCCGCCCATGGACAGCGCCGAAAGGACTGCTGCGGCGAAGGCTACCGGCATCAGGCGCGAAAGCCCGCCAAGGCGGGTCAGATCGCGCGTCCCCGCCTCGTGGTCGATAATGCCGGCGATCATGAAGAGGGCGCCCTTGAACAGCGAATGGGCGACCAGATAGAGCACCGCCGCGGCAATCGCATGCTCCGAGCCGAAGCCCGTCAGCATGACCAGAAGGCCAAGCGAGGCCATGGTCGTATAAGCGAGCATCAGTTTCAGATCCGTCTGGCGCAGCGACAGAAGCGTGCCGACGATGAGCGTGATGCCGCCGAAGAAAGGCAGGAGGATTTCCCAGGCAGGCGTATCGCCCAGCGCCGGATTGAGGCGCATCAGGAGGTAGACGCCGGCTTTCACCATGGTCGCGGAATGAAGATAGGCCGATACGGGGGTCGGCGCCTCCATGGCATTCGGCAGCCAGGCATGGAAGGGAAATTGCGCGGATTTGGTGAAGCAGCCGCCCAGCACCAGCAGCAGGGTCGCCAGGTAGAAGGGGCTGGCGCGCAGGGCATCGCCCATATGGATGATCAGCGACAGCTGCGTCACGCCGGTGATGTTCCACAGGAAGATCAGCCCTGCCAGGAGCAGCAGCCCGCCGCCGCCGGTGATCACGAGCGCCTGCAGCGCCGAGCGTCTTGCCGCGGCGCGCTCGTGGTCGAAACCGATCAGCAGGAAGGAGGTGATCGAGGTCAGCTCCCAGTAGACGAAGAGCATCAGGAAGCTGTCGGACAGGACGAGGCCGAGCATGGCGCCCATGAAGAGCAGGATGAAACAGAAGAAGCGGCCCTGCTGCGGATGGCCCTTCATATAGCCGCCGGCATAAAGCACGATCAGCGTGCCGATGCCGGTGATCAGCAGGGCGAAGGTGAGCGACAGGCCATCGATGAACCAGGAAAAGGAGAGGTTGAAGCTCGGCACCCACACATAGCCGCCGGTGACCACCTCGCCGGCCGCAATCTCGGGGAGGAAACCGGCGAAATGGGCGAAGGAGAAGGCCGGCGCGAGCGAAAGCAGCCAGGCGGCCTTATGCGACAAGTGCCGCGTTGCAAAGGGTGCAAGGCCGGCAGCGATGAATGGCAGGAAAAGACACAATAAGGTCATCGATCTCGTCCCGGCCTTCCGGCTGCGCAGTATCGCATTCTGTACAACTCCCCCTCATCAAAATGTCACGACCGCGAATTGTTTACGGCATCAAATCCCCGGGCTCAACGTTGCTGAACAGGAAATCGACCTGCAGATGGCTTTTTCCGCCGAAGATGAATTCCTATTTACGCAGAAACGGAAAGGATCAACCAATGTCGGGCACGATCACGAAGAAGGTGAACAAAAGTGATGCCGAATGGCGCGAGCAGCTGACGCCGGAGCAATATCGCATCCTGCGGCAGGCGGGCACCGAGCGCGCCTTTACCGGCCCTTACTGGGATAACAAGCAGGCCGGCATCTATCGCTGCGCCGGCTGCGACACGGCGCTGTTCGTTTCGGATACGAAATTCGATTCCGGCTGCGGCTGGCCGAGCTATTTCGAACCTGTGAGCCCGGGCGTCGTGACCGAACGACGCGACACGACGCATGGCATGCTGCGCACCGAAATCCGCTGCGCCACCTGCGACGGTCATCTCGGCCATGTGTTTCCGGATGGTCCGAAGCCGACCGGCCTGCGCTATTGCATCAATGGCTATGCCATGGTGTTCGAACCGGCCTGACCTTGCATGGCGACGCGCAGCCTCGGACAGGCTGCGCGCATCCCGGCGATCCGTGGATCATCAGGCAGGCATAGGCCGAGCATTACCCGGGCAGATGCGGCAGGGTCTTGCGTTCGGGAAAGAGTTCTTCGGCAATGGTCATGACGATCAGCGACAGCGGCAGCGCCAGCATGGCGCCGACAGCGCCCCACATCCAGGTCCAGAACAAAATGGCGACGAAGACCAGGAAGGGATTTATCTCCCATTGACGGCCCATGACCGCCGGAAAGGCCAGGTTTTCCATGACCAGATGGATGACGAAGAAGATGATGGCCGGCAGAAGGCCCAGCATCAGCGTGTCATGAGTCAGGATCCCGGCGACGGCCACCGCGAAGGTCATCAGGGTAATGCCCAGGAAGGGGATGAAGCTGGAAATGAAGGCGAAGACGCCCCACAGGACCGGCATGGGCAGGCCGCCGAGATAGGCGATCAGCGTCATCACCAGGCCGAGACCGGCATACATCAGGCTGGCCGTGGCGAAATAATAGCCAAGCACTTCCTCGATCGCATTCATGATGCGGATGGTGAGCAGCCTTTGCCGCCGCGTGGGAAAGGCCATGATCAAGGTGCGGCGCAGCCGCAGACGTCCGTAGAGGAACAGCAGCAGGCCGGCAAAGAAGATCAGGCCCTGCGCTATGGCGGGCGTCAGACTGACGGAGAGCACGCTCAGCACATTGCCGCTGTTTTCGATCAGCTTCTCCATCGACATCGGGCCGCTCTGGAAGGTGGCGGGGCTGATATTGAGCCAGTGATGATCCGCCAGGAAGCCGGTGACACGTCCCAATATGTCTTCCAGCACCCGCGGACCGTCGCTGATCAGCATGGACAGCGGGCCGATCAGCGCATTGATCAGCAGGAAGACGATCAGCATGACCAGGCCGGAGAGAATGAGCGCGATGCCGAAGCGCGGAATGCCCATCTCGCCCATCCGGTCGGCAACCATGCCGAGGATCATGCCGACGACGAGCGCCAGCGCGACGGGCTTCAGGATGAGCGACAATTGCTCGACGATCGCCATGCTGACGATCAGGAACAGGCCGATCACGGCCCAGGCCTTGGCGATTTCCAGCGCCTCGCGGCCGAGCGGCATGAACTCGGTCGCATCTCCATAGACGGCAACCTCCTCCTGGCGCGCGCCCTCATGTTCGATGACGCGGCGCTTGGTGCGGCCGTTGCGGCTATGGGTTGAGGACATGGATGGCTGCTCTCCTGATCGACCACATCAACGCCCCAGGCAGCCGGCGGTTCCACAGGATCGGACGGCG is a window encoding:
- a CDS encoding 5'-nucleotidase C-terminal domain-containing protein, yielding MMRRLGFSVLAASLFSLSAGVALADYRLNILHINDLHSRIEAINKSDATCSQKEADANECFGGIARVKSAIDAYRTANPSANLLVLDAGDQFQGSLYYSTFKSAPVADFMNGIGFDAMAIGNHEFDDGPEELDKFIAALKFPIISGNTIAKSGSLLDGKYKGYVVKEMGGQKVGVVSVLATDSGETSSPGPDISFEDEITYLKKAVGELQGQGVNKIIALTHVGYNKDKEIAAAVDGIDVVVGGHSHTYLSSTDPKSSGPYPTMVKNPSGAEIPVVTAYAYSKYLGELTVTFDDSGVVKSAEGAPKLLDASVTPDEAYVAKVKELGAPLEELKKKVVGTSEGDINGDRKACRAVECSMGNLVADASLARVKDQGITIAIVNGGGLRASIDQGDVTMGEVLTVLPFQNTIATFQIKGADLKAALENGVSQMEDGAGRFAQVGGMSYSFDRSKPVGSRVSNVMVKEGDGFVPLDLEKTYGVVTNNYVRGGGDGFKMFATNAVNAYDFGPNLEQAVADYISANSPYKPYTDGRIKDITPADYVAPAKTAAAPAAPASPAPANPAPATTAQAPATPAPATPAPAAPAPAAPAATAQAPAAAPAPAAPAPAAPATTAQTPAAPATAPAAAPAAAGPKTYTVVKGDSLWKIAEATYGDGEAWKKIAEANRLRRPNLIAVGTQLELPAN
- the hemH gene encoding ferrochelatase, with the protein product MNASVTPLPADHPEVRFGKVGVLLVNLGTPDGTDYKSMRRYLEEFLTDRRVIEWPRALWYPILYGIVLNKRPQKVGKAYESIWNKDLDESYLRTYTRNQAEILAERFKDMPHVHVDWAMRYGQPAIQAKMNEMQKAGCEKILLFPLYPQYAAATTATVNDEAFKALLKMRWQPALRTVPRYHDDPVYIDALACSIEQHLASLDWEPEIVLTSYHGIPQSYFRKGDPYHCQCYKTTRLLRDRLGWPKERLMVTFQSRFGPEEWLQPYTDKTVEKLAKEGTRRIAVLNPGFVSDCLETLEEIAEEAGEDFLHNGGEKFTHIPCLNDSADGMRVLEHITRRELMGWI
- a CDS encoding DUF6456 domain-containing protein, which produces MTKGRSSGTRRPDAAKKDRAGPAANGGTAKHGQSSTRGPGSAALLALLRAVVKAPCAIEPAEEGSWRLVQPGPPRIVPDRLLNAALSSGLILRREETLWATAETASHLRRALQVAKETDFGDQHRILVQEQCEVEGDRQMVSRNLNESPLGPLLKLKDRSGDAFLPQAAVEAAERLAADFQRAALQPRVTACWEPRLNARQKGERGGMADLTESAAAARRRVGQAIEAMGPELSGVALDVCCFGKGLELVERERGWPVRSAKLMLRTALLALARHYAPPPPQPRRRHAWGGDGFRPAL
- a CDS encoding helix-turn-helix domain-containing protein, which gives rise to MSFDLKSNQDATLAGHLHDGVPSATPYIAPAGLPLIQVCRMVRDVVQQVMELLGERELQRRDRRRMLCHVQQVSMYVCHVALSIPMTEIGRAFGRDRTTVSHSCRRIEDRRDSEPFDAFVCCIEKIVSTVFVPAEAKAAGDRS
- a CDS encoding MucR family transcriptional regulator, which produces MTEPVAGMAPDLLVELTADIVAAYVSNHVVPVGDLSSLIADVHNALSNTTSPAPAPTAVEKPKPPVPIRKSIEDDYLICLEDGMKFKSLKRHLMTHYNMTPEEYREKWGLPADYPMVAPAYAQARSRLAKEMGLGQRRKRGAK
- the mnhG gene encoding monovalent cation/H(+) antiporter subunit G; protein product: MTSVIAIVTAIILVAGSSFALIASIGLLRLPDVFTRMHAASKAGTVGSGLLLLAAGLHASDLSILSRALAGFLFFILTAPISAHLLAKAAHQVGYRLHETTVIDELRRDRPLD
- a CDS encoding cation:proton antiporter, producing the protein MTAETILQGAIWLALVLLLLSFLATACRVIAGPTLADRVVALDMLVGIAIGFIAVIAVKTGFTLYIDVAIALGLVGFLATVAFARFILSRRTADEEGAMEDRPHPGKALSGGATPVKAGAKDVKG
- a CDS encoding Na+/H+ antiporter subunit E — protein: MTAFTMNVLFAVVWVAVSGSATFLNFLFGFLVAALAIGLIREQAHGVSYLGRIGRIASLTILFFKELALSAWKVAVLVTRPRLAIKPGIFAFPLTVDRDFEITLLANLITLTPGTLSVDVSEDRRFLYVHAIDCSDVEGTRRDIAEGFERKIMEAFR